Part of the Faecalibacterium duncaniae genome, CATCCACATCGATGGCGTAGCACAGGGCGCGGCGGACACGGGCATCGGCCCAGGGGCCGTCAATGGCACTGTTGGGGATCAGACCCAGACTCTCGACACCCATGCCGTTCTGGTTATCTTCCTTGACGTAGATGCCTGCACCGTCCAGCTGCTGCAGGATGGTGGGATTGGCCAGACCTACCCAGTACATATCGTACTCGTTGGCCTGGAAAGCAGTGTTTGCGGTGCTGGACTCAGTGACAAGGGTCACCTCCACGGAATCCAGATAGGGCAGGCCCTCCTTCCAGTAATTCTCGTTCTTGGTGTAGATGGCGTAGGCGTTGTTCTCGAACTCGCTCAGCTGGAAGGGGCCGGTGCCGCAGGTGGCGGCATCCAGGCTGCTGGGGTTCTCCAGTGCCTTGGGGCTCATGTAGTAGACGAAGAAGCCCACAGATTCCAGCGTGGAGGAGTTGGGCTCTGCCATCATCATCTTGATGTGGGTGTCATCAATGACCTCACAGGAAGCGATGTTTGCGGTCTCGGTACGGTTGTTGGCCTGATACTCCTCGATGTTGCGCTTGACGGCCTCTGCATTGAAAGGCTCACCGTCGGCGAAATTGACGCCCTCCCGCAGAGTCCAGGTAATGCTCAGCTCATCGGTGTTCACATCCCACTCCGTTGCCAGATTGGGGATCATATTGCCCTCGGCATCATAGCTGGTCAGGCTTTCATAAGAAAGCGTCAGGTAGTAAATGGCCGCGTTGCCGGTGGCACGGGGGGTGTAACCGGGGGTGGCAATGGGGCTGGAATAGCACAGGCGCAGGGTACCGCCTGCCTTGGGCTCACCGGTTGCTACTGCACTGGCAGCAGTGGAGCCAGCCGTGCCGGCTGCGGTGGAACTGGAAGAGCCGCCGCACGCGGCCAGTGTCAGGGCCGTTGCAGAAATGCCCATAGCCTTGAGGAAGTTCCGACGAGAGATACGTTTCATAGTGGTTTCTCCTTCTTGTCCTTCTTATTCTTACGTTCATCTGCACGGTTCTGTGTCTGCCGTGCTTTTGTTGTATTTAGTTTAACGCACCGGAAGCTTTTCCAGCTACCAAAAAACCGAAACTAATTTTTCATTTTCCGTGTTCCTGTTCCGAGAGCTGCAGCATTTTTTCAAGTTTCCGACCTCTGTTTTTCATTTTCAGAGGTTTCTTCTGTCCGAAAAAACGAAAACAGGGCCGGTCTCCCAGCCCTGCCTGTTTCAGTGCGATGCGTTCAGCCAGTTATCCAATGCGCTTTGTTTTGCCTGAAGGATCTCCTGTATTCCGGCCTGTTCCAGTTTTTCCAAAAACTCCGGGAGTGCCTCTTCCGAATCCAGATAGCCGCACATCAGCCCATTGTGATAGCTATTCTTCAGTGCCCGGCAGGCATCCAGCTTTGCGGCAACTGCACTGTTGTTGAAGCTGAACCCATAGGCCGGAGAGACCCATTGCGGCTGCTCGTCTGTTTCCGGCAGCAGTCCGCTGGCGTTGAGATACAGATTCTGCCACGGATGGAACTGCTCCTCTTTCCCATCTCCGTTCGCAAAGAGATCGTAGCAGGATGCATCTGTGTACAACAGTTCAAGAAGCGCCAGTGCCTCCCTGCGGTGGCTGTTGGTCACCGGCAGGCACCAGCTCTCCGCCGGGATAGAGCCGTTCTGAATGGTCGGCCCCAGCGGGATGGCAGTCAGCTCTGTGCCACAGGCCCGGGTGTAGCAGTCCAGTGAATCCCGGTTGAGTCGTGCAAAAAAGCCGAAGCTGTTGCCCAGCCGCATCCGATCGGTGGCCGGTTCATCCCTCAGGCTGGCATTCCGCAGGATCAATCCTTCCTGATACCACTGATGCATCGTTCTGCAAAGTCTGCTGTAAGCATCCGCGGCATACCAGTTGACAACGGTGGTGCCGCTTTCTTCGGTCAGAACACCAAAGGTATCTCCCAGAGGATCCAGTTCCGGAAAAGGAAAAACCTGTCCATTATCCGGCAGGACCCCCTCTGCATTGGGCCGACGCTGCCTGACCTGCATCAGCAGGTCGTGCAGAGCATCCAGATCCGTGATCTTCTCCGGCTTGGCCCCCAGCTCCCGCATCCAGTCGACCCGGGCCAGAAAGCCGATCTGATACATCGAGACTGCCCGTGCCGGGACCGCATAGATACGGCGGTAATAGGTTCTACTCGCCCACTGCTGCTCTGAGAACAGAGCTTTCAGCCCGGGATATTCTTCCAGAAGCGCACTCAGGGGCAGGATGCAGTTCTGATTCAGGTAAACATCCAGCGGCTGATTCTCTGTGAGGAAAAACAGATCCGGCATGGTCTGGCAGACCATCCGTTTCCACAGCTCTTCAGAGTAATTGGTGGGTGCCACCTGCTCGATGGAAACGCTGAAGCCCAGCTTCTGCTTTGTGACTTCGCTCAGCGCCGCCGAAATGCGGACACAGGCAGTTTCATCCGATTGGCCCGGCATCAGCACTGTGACCATGGGCCCTGTTCCGCTTTCTGCCGCCGATTCCGCCCGCTCCCCGCAGCCGGCAAGCAGAGCTGCTCCGGCTGCAGCACCAGTCAGCTGTAAAAATGTCCTGCGAGCCATCCTTGTTTCTCTCATAATGCTGCGCTGCGCTCCTCCTGTGGGGTCTTGTGATAGAACTTCTTATACGAAGTGGAGAAATGCCCGAAATTCGTATACCCGACCTTGGCCGCGATCAGGCTGATGGGCAGATTGGTGGTGCAGAGCAGGCTCTGGGCCTCCTGCATTTTCTGCTGAATGATATAATCCTTCAGGTTCATGCCGGTCTCTTTCTTAAAAAGCCGGGCCATGTAATCCGGATTCAGGTGGACAGCCTCGGCCAGTTCTTCCCGGCGCAGCTCGTTTTCCAGATGCTCGGCAATATAAGCCATAATGATCTCCACGGTGCTCTGGCTGCTTTCTTCCGTTTCGCTATCCCAGACCGAGGCCACATAATGGACCAACGCCTTCATATCCGGCACGGTCTTCATGCCGTTGCGGTAAAGTTCCAACGCTTCAGGCTCCCGGAACATATCGTCCTGCCGTTTCTTTTCCGGCAAGGAGAAGAGCATCTGCATAAAATCCTGATAAAAATACCGCAAGGTCTGGCTGTTCAGCTGATTGTTGGCCGTCAGCTTGTCCAACAGCTGGCAGGCTTCCTGCTCCATTGCCTGCGCACATCCCGCCTGCAGCAGCTTCTGCCATGCACCGATCTGCGGAATACGGAACACTTCCGGCGCTTTTTCCGCTGGGCGGCCCAGCAGAACACCGCTTTTCAGGGCCACGTTCTCGCTCCGTTGCTGCAGCAGCTTCTGGTAGATCTCCGGTACCTGTTCAAAGGGCTGCGGCCCCTCCGGATAAAAGGCCGCTTCACAGTGGATATACTGCGCACACGCACTTTGCAGATAATTCAGCTGCCGGGTGATATAGTCTGCCTCCAGCGGCTCCCCCACCCGGCTTTGCAGCACCAGAACGAGACACTGCTCCGCAGGGATCGCCACCGTTACACTGAGCACCTGCAGCGGCGTGAACACCTCGCTGCTCATATTCCCCACTGCCGTGCTCAGCAGGCTCAGCTCCCACGGCTCCTCGCCTTGCTTCCAGCGCAGCGGCTGCATCAGGGCAACCCAGCATTCCCGCTCCCGCCGGGGCACAAGGCTCAGTTCTTCAAACGCGGTCAGGCTGCTTCCCGGTGCGTTGCCCAACAGAAAGCCCCGCAGCATAGTCTCCACGATCTCCTTTTTCTGGTCGTCAAAAACAGCGCCCCTGCTCTGCAGTTCCAGCGCCGCCCATTCCTCCTTTACATTATCCAGCGCACGGCTCACTGCATCCACCACCTGCTCGTAAGGGGCGGGCTGCATGATATAGTCAAAACCGCCCAGCCGCAGTGCCTCCTGTGCATATTTGAACTCAGCATGGGCTGTCAGGAAGATGCAGCGGGTGGTCATCCCTCGCTGCCGGAGCCAGTCCAACAGATCCAGCCCGCTTTCCATGGGCATTTCAATATCGCAGAGCATGACTTCGGCCTCCTGCCGCAGCAGGCTGGCCTTGGCATCCACAGCGTTCAGAGCCGTATCCACCACAGTAAATCCCATTGCTGCCCAGTTGGTGCAGTGCAAAAGCCCCTGCACCACGGTGCTTTGATCGTCTACGATCAGCAGTTTCATGCTGTTTCTCCTTCCTTCTTCTGTAAGACCGGATCTATCGGCAGGAACAGCTCCACCCTGGCACCGCCGCCCCGGCGGTTATTGGTAAAGGCGATGGCTGCCTGCTCCCCATAGAGCAGCTGCAGCCGCCGTACCACATTGAACAGCCCGACGTGCTGTCCATTCTCCTCCTGCGGGGCTGCACTGTTCAGCTGCTTCAGATCCCCTGCCGTAAAGCCTGTGCCATTGTCCGCCACCGAAAGATCCGCCATGCAGCCCTCTTCCGTTTCGAGGAGCTTTGCAGTGATCGTGATCTTCAGCGTTTTGCCGATCATCTTGCCGTGCTTGACGCTGTTCTCCACCAGCGTCAGCAGCGAGACCGGCGGCAAGGGCAATTCGCTGAGCTCCGGGTCGATCTCGCATACTACCTCCACGGGATCGTTCTGCCCCACGCTGGAAAGTTCCGCATAATTGCAGCACTGCTCGATCTCAGTGTGCAAAGGCGTTGTGGTCGCTGTAAAAGAGAGGATATAGCGCAGATACCGGCTCAGCAGCAGGATCAGCTGCTGGGCATCCTCGCGGCTGCCGGTCTGCACCATGGCATAGACACTTTTCAGGCAGTTGAGCACAAAGTGGGGCCGGATCTGCAGCTTAAGGGCGGTCATCTCGTTGCGGCGGGCTTCCAGCTCCTTTTCGTAACCGTCGATCTTCAGCTGGGTGATCTGGTCGATCATCCGGTTGAAGGTCTCGTTCACCTGCGTAAACTCAGCGTTGCGATAATCCACACTGGAGCGCACCGAAAGTTCACCGCGGCCGATTCTGTCCATGGTGCTCACCAACGCCGTCATAGGGGCAAAGATCTCCTGCTTCATATAGAACAGGAGGAACGGGATCGCCAGCAGAACAAAAACAGCGCCCATCACCAGCAAGATCTGATACGGCGCAAAGTCCACCCCGAAATGCTGGTAGGGAACCAGATACAATACCGTCAGCGCTTTGACCTGTTTGCGCACCACCAGTCGGCTGTCCCTGCCCACCTTTGTCAGGCAATACCCTGCGCTGTTCCATTCCATCTTTGTGGGCAGAAGGTTGGCATCCCCTACCAACACATTGCCGCTGTCGTTCATCACAATGACCCGGCCGTCCAGCCCATAGTCTTTCACCAGTTCTTCAAACACCAGCCGCAGATCCACCGCAGCGGTCAGGCTGGCTTTCTGGTAGAAAACACTGCGCAGCAGGTAAAGCCGCTGGCCGATGGTGCGCAGATACCATCCCTTTGTCACCATTTTATTGGTCTGGCCCGGCTGGCCGAGATACGCTTCCAGATTCAGTTTCTGCTTGAGCTGCTGGGCAGCTGCACCGTAGCGCCCCACATACAGGTTGCCTGAGCCGCTGCGCAGCACCACACCCATCAGGACATCGTTGGCAGCCAATACCGCCGGAAACCCCTGTGCGATCTCATAAGCATCCAGGTAGGCGCGGGTGCGGTCGGTCTGTTCGCTCAGGCTGCGAAAGGTCGCATCGTTCAGTGACAGATTGAGCAGGTAGTTTTCCACCGAATCTAGCTGATTCTCAAAATTTGTGGTAAACATATCAAGGCCACCGGATGCCGCAGCTGCCAGCCGATTGCGGTTATAAAGCCCTGAAAAAAAGAGCAGCAGCCCCAGCAGAATACCAATGGGAATGGCGATTCCCAGAAAGATCATTACAAGCTGCCTGCGTAATGATGGTCGTTCCATTTATTTTCAAACCTCCTGCTGCTTGCATCCTGCGGAAAATGCGATTATAATAAAAACCGTCCAAGTCATTCCGTACAACGTTGTACCACAATCAAAAAGAAGAGGCTCCTTATGCA contains:
- a CDS encoding DUF3502 domain-containing protein, whose protein sequence is MARRTFLQLTGAAAGAALLAGCGERAESAAESGTGPMVTVLMPGQSDETACVRISAALSEVTKQKLGFSVSIEQVAPTNYSEELWKRMVCQTMPDLFFLTENQPLDVYLNQNCILPLSALLEEYPGLKALFSEQQWASRTYYRRIYAVPARAVSMYQIGFLARVDWMRELGAKPEKITDLDALHDLLMQVRQRRPNAEGVLPDNGQVFPFPELDPLGDTFGVLTEESGTTVVNWYAADAYSRLCRTMHQWYQEGLILRNASLRDEPATDRMRLGNSFGFFARLNRDSLDCYTRACGTELTAIPLGPTIQNGSIPAESWCLPVTNSHRREALALLELLYTDASCYDLFANGDGKEEQFHPWQNLYLNASGLLPETDEQPQWVSPAYGFSFNNSAVAAKLDACRALKNSYHNGLMCGYLDSEEALPEFLEKLEQAGIQEILQAKQSALDNWLNASH
- a CDS encoding response regulator transcription factor, which codes for MKLLIVDDQSTVVQGLLHCTNWAAMGFTVVDTALNAVDAKASLLRQEAEVMLCDIEMPMESGLDLLDWLRQRGMTTRCIFLTAHAEFKYAQEALRLGGFDYIMQPAPYEQVVDAVSRALDNVKEEWAALELQSRGAVFDDQKKEIVETMLRGFLLGNAPGSSLTAFEELSLVPRRERECWVALMQPLRWKQGEEPWELSLLSTAVGNMSSEVFTPLQVLSVTVAIPAEQCLVLVLQSRVGEPLEADYITRQLNYLQSACAQYIHCEAAFYPEGPQPFEQVPEIYQKLLQQRSENVALKSGVLLGRPAEKAPEVFRIPQIGAWQKLLQAGCAQAMEQEACQLLDKLTANNQLNSQTLRYFYQDFMQMLFSLPEKKRQDDMFREPEALELYRNGMKTVPDMKALVHYVASVWDSETEESSQSTVEIIMAYIAEHLENELRREELAEAVHLNPDYMARLFKKETGMNLKDYIIQQKMQEAQSLLCTTNLPISLIAAKVGYTNFGHFSTSYKKFYHKTPQEERSAAL
- a CDS encoding sensor histidine kinase yields the protein MERPSLRRQLVMIFLGIAIPIGILLGLLLFFSGLYNRNRLAAAASGGLDMFTTNFENQLDSVENYLLNLSLNDATFRSLSEQTDRTRAYLDAYEIAQGFPAVLAANDVLMGVVLRSGSGNLYVGRYGAAAQQLKQKLNLEAYLGQPGQTNKMVTKGWYLRTIGQRLYLLRSVFYQKASLTAAVDLRLVFEELVKDYGLDGRVIVMNDSGNVLVGDANLLPTKMEWNSAGYCLTKVGRDSRLVVRKQVKALTVLYLVPYQHFGVDFAPYQILLVMGAVFVLLAIPFLLFYMKQEIFAPMTALVSTMDRIGRGELSVRSSVDYRNAEFTQVNETFNRMIDQITQLKIDGYEKELEARRNEMTALKLQIRPHFVLNCLKSVYAMVQTGSREDAQQLILLLSRYLRYILSFTATTTPLHTEIEQCCNYAELSSVGQNDPVEVVCEIDPELSELPLPPVSLLTLVENSVKHGKMIGKTLKITITAKLLETEEGCMADLSVADNGTGFTAGDLKQLNSAAPQEENGQHVGLFNVVRRLQLLYGEQAAIAFTNNRRGGGARVELFLPIDPVLQKKEGETA
- a CDS encoding ABC transporter substrate-binding protein; this translates as MKRISRRNFLKAMGISATALTLAACGGSSSSTAAGTAGSTAASAVATGEPKAGGTLRLCYSSPIATPGYTPRATGNAAIYYLTLSYESLTSYDAEGNMIPNLATEWDVNTDELSITWTLREGVNFADGEPFNAEAVKRNIEEYQANNRTETANIASCEVIDDTHIKMMMAEPNSSTLESVGFFVYYMSPKALENPSSLDAATCGTGPFQLSEFENNAYAIYTKNENYWKEGLPYLDSVEVTLVTESSTANTAFQANEYDMYWVGLANPTILQQLDGAGIYVKEDNQNGMGVESLGLIPNSAIDGPWADARVRRALCYAIDVDAINAAFLMGMAQMTDQWAVPGSATYNDSLNHFTYDPEKAKSLLAEAGYADGFTTNIITISGMSDMLTAIANMLDEVGIHCNIQQVDSATNNQYMKDGTWEGLMLHFATIAPDLGLYMGRHLDKNGAYYAKGIQHPDKEMELLEEIRRCMDPDEKHKLEKELQAAIYDAEDGSCLFGRVLYVNKSSMYKYDYVIDDHATEAFTACWDLSACWLNK